A stretch of Fundicoccus culcitae DNA encodes these proteins:
- a CDS encoding ABC transporter ATP-binding protein, giving the protein MFEVKNLNISYGNKNVLNDISFEVKKNDWFMILGPNGVGKSSLVNAISGSLSYEGTIKFKGIDIKNLPSKIKAQNIGILTQQHNVTYPYSVEEIVSLGRYAYRKSLFSSLSENDNMQIEEALLITGLNKYREDSILSLSGGELQRVFLAQVLAQDPKILILDEPANHLDLAYQEQIFTTISEWLQKDDRCVISIIHDLSVAKYYGNRGILLHNKQLIAKGNIEDVLESENLERAYRINVKSIMNERYGLWI; this is encoded by the coding sequence ATGTTCGAAGTGAAGAATCTTAATATTAGCTATGGAAATAAGAATGTGCTTAACGATATTAGTTTTGAAGTAAAAAAGAATGATTGGTTTATGATCTTAGGTCCAAATGGTGTTGGCAAGTCATCTTTAGTTAATGCTATATCAGGATCACTGTCATATGAAGGGACGATTAAGTTTAAGGGAATAGATATTAAGAATTTACCCTCAAAGATTAAGGCTCAAAACATAGGGATTTTAACGCAACAGCATAATGTAACTTATCCATATTCTGTTGAAGAAATTGTAAGCTTAGGCCGGTATGCTTATCGTAAGAGTTTATTTAGTAGCTTATCAGAGAATGATAATATGCAGATTGAAGAAGCCTTGCTAATTACAGGATTGAATAAGTATCGTGAAGACTCAATATTGTCACTTTCAGGTGGGGAATTACAAAGAGTATTCTTAGCACAAGTATTAGCCCAAGATCCTAAAATTCTTATCTTAGATGAGCCTGCAAACCATTTGGATTTGGCTTATCAAGAGCAAATATTCACTACAATTAGTGAGTGGTTACAAAAAGATGACCGCTGTGTCATAAGTATTATCCATGATTTAAGCGTAGCCAAGTACTATGGAAATCGTGGAATACTCTTACACAACAAACAATTAATAGCTAAAGGTAATATTGAAGATGTTCTTGAGAGTGAAAATCTTGAACGTGCTTATCGGATAAATGTAAAAAGTATCATGAATGAAAGATATGGATTGTGGATATGA
- the cobU gene encoding bifunctional adenosylcobinamide kinase/adenosylcobinamide-phosphate guanylyltransferase yields the protein MSNIILVSGPVKSGKSSFAEKLVKGFNSEKVAYIATQANEFLDEEFKRRIVYHQAQRSSNWVTIEQFKYLDKFIRVSAITEKYQSILLDCVTLWINNLFFDHLEDYYKNKYKVNQLPNHFTLDDFVETFTNQDIEYMHRYLYREAHQLVKEMKRTDVNYVIVTNEVGWAIMPHTKIGRIFVDYYGTINQYIASEADEVYIVELGIPRRIKP from the coding sequence ATGAGTAATATTATATTGGTATCTGGACCTGTTAAAAGTGGTAAGTCTAGTTTTGCTGAAAAATTAGTTAAAGGATTTAACTCCGAAAAAGTGGCGTATATTGCGACACAAGCAAATGAATTTCTTGATGAGGAGTTTAAGCGACGTATTGTTTATCATCAAGCTCAAAGGTCATCTAATTGGGTTACTATCGAACAATTCAAGTATTTGGACAAATTTATCAGAGTAAGTGCAATTACAGAGAAATATCAATCAATACTTTTAGATTGTGTAACTCTATGGATTAATAATTTATTTTTTGACCATTTGGAAGATTACTACAAGAATAAATATAAAGTGAATCAACTTCCTAATCATTTTACCTTAGATGACTTTGTAGAGACATTTACCAATCAAGACATTGAGTACATGCATCGTTATCTGTATAGGGAAGCACATCAACTTGTCAAAGAGATGAAGAGAACTGACGTAAACTATGTAATTGTGACTAATGAGGTAGGTTGGGCTATCATGCCTCATACTAAGATAGGAAGAATATTTGTAGACTATTATGGGACAATTAACCAATATATTGCTAGTGAAGCAGATGAGGTATATATAGTTGAGTTAGGAATCCCAAGGAGAATTAAACCGTGA
- a CDS encoding GHMP family kinase ATP-binding protein produces the protein MGNKVVKVSFPASCGELVQGKINNERFLCSYAINCYTHVTIKKVEEGSNILLPEKAQKLVNFTKKFIRDSEKKWEKIDIQIDNSIPYEKGMGSSTADLVSLSIALSEYFDLNWNPTFIAKVLTQIEATDSLVFPSLTLMNPDTGESILNFTQDKYYSVACIIPSESINTSTIISSYSERDWNIKAYSDLLNQTTKAFDCHSLDQLIKVAELSALLNEKILTKPFLEGLIKLKSIQGIKGLNVSHTGTVIGIIYDESVINKIMVTNLIQSIDLVSYYQIKHYKMVLPYH, from the coding sequence ATGGGTAATAAAGTGGTTAAAGTAAGTTTCCCCGCTTCATGCGGTGAGTTAGTTCAAGGAAAAATAAACAATGAAAGATTTCTCTGTTCATACGCAATTAATTGTTACACTCATGTCACTATTAAGAAAGTAGAAGAAGGAAGTAATATTTTATTGCCAGAAAAAGCACAAAAACTTGTAAATTTTACAAAAAAATTTATAAGAGATTCTGAAAAAAAGTGGGAAAAAATAGATATTCAAATAGACAACTCTATTCCATACGAAAAGGGTATGGGAAGTAGTACTGCTGATTTAGTTAGTCTTTCAATTGCTTTATCTGAATACTTTGATCTTAATTGGAATCCAACATTCATTGCTAAGGTACTCACTCAAATAGAAGCAACAGATAGCCTTGTTTTTCCATCGCTGACTTTGATGAATCCAGATACAGGTGAGAGTATTTTAAATTTTACTCAAGATAAATATTATTCAGTTGCATGCATCATCCCATCGGAAAGTATTAACACGAGTACAATAATTTCAAGCTATAGTGAAAGAGATTGGAATATAAAAGCATATTCTGATTTATTGAATCAAACAACTAAAGCTTTCGATTGTCATTCACTTGATCAACTAATTAAAGTTGCTGAATTATCTGCACTATTAAATGAAAAAATCTTAACTAAGCCATTCTTAGAAGGTCTAATTAAATTAAAAAGTATTCAAGGAATAAAAGGGTTGAATGTCTCTCATACCGGAACCGTCATTGGGATAATATATGATGAAAGTGTCATTAATAAAATAATGGTTACAAATCTAATTCAATCAATAGATTTAGTAAGCTATTATCAGATAAAACATTACAAGATGGTTCTTCCGTACCATTGA
- a CDS encoding FecCD family ABC transporter permease, with the protein MRKYSLAITIYLAVFILCVSIGSVTIPIEDILHSFKALITGQELNNQYDRIIYYIRIPRVIVAGLVGVALALSGAIMQGLLKNPLADGSTLGISSGASLGAVIAIVTGFNIPRLPYYGTVIMAIIFAFGSLVVILSISYRIDKTLSNNTVILVGVIFSMTASSLISLLIAIFNNDIQRIIFWTMGSLSGSTYENATLLLVAIIIFGVIALTNAEELNAFSLGEDQARNLGVDVKKIRILLFLCSSALIGTAVAVGGNIGFVGLIIPHITRLIFGSNHKIVLPMTCFIGAIFLMITDLISRTLFSPTELPIGVITALIGSVLFLVIFSRRRS; encoded by the coding sequence ATGAGGAAGTATAGTCTAGCAATTACTATTTATCTAGCTGTTTTTATTTTATGTGTGAGTATTGGGAGTGTAACGATTCCTATAGAGGATATTCTTCATTCTTTTAAAGCATTGATTACTGGTCAAGAACTAAATAATCAATATGACCGTATTATATATTATATACGAATCCCGAGAGTTATTGTGGCTGGTTTAGTCGGGGTTGCGCTCGCGCTTTCAGGAGCAATTATGCAAGGGCTGTTAAAAAATCCATTAGCTGATGGGTCAACCTTAGGGATTTCTAGTGGGGCTTCATTAGGGGCTGTAATTGCTATTGTAACGGGATTTAACATACCTAGACTTCCTTATTATGGGACCGTTATTATGGCGATTATATTTGCTTTTGGATCCTTAGTAGTAATTCTTAGTATATCTTATCGAATCGATAAAACCTTATCTAACAATACTGTAATTTTAGTAGGGGTTATCTTTTCAATGACAGCTAGTAGTTTGATTAGTTTGTTAATAGCTATATTTAATAATGATATACAGAGAATTATATTCTGGACCATGGGATCATTATCAGGTTCGACTTATGAGAATGCAACTCTTTTATTAGTAGCAATAATTATTTTTGGAGTAATCGCTCTAACCAACGCTGAGGAGCTGAATGCTTTTTCTTTAGGTGAAGATCAAGCTAGAAATTTAGGTGTTGATGTTAAGAAAATACGAATCCTCTTATTCTTATGTTCATCTGCGCTGATTGGGACAGCAGTTGCAGTAGGAGGAAATATTGGATTCGTAGGATTAATTATCCCACATATAACTAGATTAATTTTTGGGTCTAATCACAAAATTGTACTCCCTATGACTTGCTTTATAGGAGCTATATTCTTAATGATTACCGATTTAATATCTAGGACTTTGTTTAGTCCAACAGAATTACCCATTGGGGTAATTACTGCATTGATTGGTTCAGTATTATTTCTAGTTATATTCTCTAGAAGGAGGTCCTAG
- a CDS encoding cobyric acid synthase, whose product MGKSIMIQGTASDVGKSLIVTGLCRIYSDRGVKVFPFKSQNMALNSYKIANRDEIGRAQSVQAEAARRFPEIRMNPILLKPVMDSKTKVIFKGKHISTVEANDYYKDKKKLKAEIKNIFEEITIENDLIVIEGAGSPAEINLNKDDFVNMGMAEIADCPVLLVADIDRGGVFASIFGTIKLLSEKEQSRVKGIIINKFRGDISLLEDGLRMIEELVDIPVIGVVPYIDLAIDSEDSLALSEMMVEADVSKDIDVAVLMMDFMTNFNEFNSLLVFDDVSVRFVKKKKQLRNPDVLIIPDSEDILGNRTRLQEDGWMEIIDNLVDTGTLTLVFGKSYEILKPEQQLSAVKLIEDQVKVDDYKVNLQTDWHHLKEKNIIHVEFPDIFEYLNWTTNLLNFIQLKNSRAPIEPPNFTYKEFKDQQYDLLANHLRKHLDLNVLDEIISGKKG is encoded by the coding sequence ATGGGGAAATCGATAATGATTCAAGGTACAGCTTCAGATGTTGGGAAAAGTTTAATTGTCACTGGATTATGTCGCATATATTCAGACCGAGGAGTTAAAGTTTTTCCTTTTAAATCACAGAATATGGCATTAAATTCCTATAAAATAGCTAATCGTGATGAAATTGGTCGTGCACAATCAGTTCAAGCTGAAGCGGCTAGACGTTTTCCAGAAATTCGAATGAACCCAATATTATTAAAGCCAGTAATGGATTCAAAGACTAAAGTTATATTTAAAGGAAAGCATATAAGTACGGTTGAAGCGAATGACTATTATAAAGATAAAAAAAAGCTAAAAGCAGAAATAAAAAATATTTTCGAGGAAATTACTATCGAAAACGATTTAATTGTAATTGAAGGGGCGGGTAGTCCTGCTGAAATTAATCTAAATAAAGATGATTTCGTAAATATGGGGATGGCTGAAATTGCTGACTGTCCAGTATTACTTGTTGCAGATATTGATCGTGGAGGAGTTTTTGCCTCAATTTTTGGAACGATTAAACTATTAAGTGAGAAAGAACAGAGTAGAGTTAAGGGAATTATTATTAATAAGTTTAGAGGGGACATCAGCTTACTCGAGGACGGTTTGAGAATGATTGAAGAGTTAGTTGATATACCAGTAATTGGTGTTGTTCCATATATTGATTTGGCAATTGATAGTGAAGACTCTTTAGCCTTAAGTGAAATGATGGTTGAAGCCGATGTAAGTAAGGATATCGATGTAGCTGTACTAATGATGGATTTTATGACGAACTTCAATGAATTTAATAGTCTGTTGGTGTTCGATGATGTCTCTGTTCGTTTTGTAAAGAAGAAAAAGCAATTAAGAAATCCGGATGTACTTATCATCCCAGATAGTGAAGATATTTTAGGTAATCGTACACGACTTCAAGAAGATGGGTGGATGGAGATTATAGATAACCTTGTTGATACAGGGACGCTTACTCTAGTCTTTGGAAAGAGTTATGAAATATTGAAACCAGAGCAACAATTGTCGGCAGTTAAACTTATCGAGGACCAAGTCAAAGTAGATGACTACAAAGTAAACTTACAAACTGATTGGCACCATCTTAAGGAGAAGAATATTATACATGTTGAATTTCCCGATATTTTTGAATACTTGAATTGGACGACAAACTTATTGAATTTTATTCAATTAAAGAATAGTAGAGCTCCAATAGAACCGCCAAATTTTACATACAAGGAATTTAAAGATCAGCAGTATGATTTATTAGCTAATCATCTTAGAAAACACCTTGATTTAAATGTATTAGATGAAATCATTAGTGGTAAAAAAGGTTAA
- a CDS encoding pyridoxal phosphate-dependent aminotransferase — protein MKEISEQKHGGNLKKIQRDLKLTNSNLIDFSANINPLGMPELFKHIIIENLAEIEKYPDYTYSDLKLALSNLYNFNEKSIIIGNGAEELIHQMMSILPQNIVIIEPTFSEYRKAAQNHNKNILTYILNENDHFIFSEDSFFNFINCQSFVHKEQGVDGYQGAVFLCNPNNPTGQFINKKKIESLAKFLQERNILLILDESFIEFMNNSEVHSMLGEIKYNNLMIIRSLTKFYAIPGLRLGFCKISDHKLKDDFERLQSTWNINTFAVLCGESINQLNDYRIESINYYQKGKIKLQRSLEKYNELQIYPSYVNFFLIKCSKINLYEALLSHGIIIRSCSNFIGLDNSYSRIAVRTTSEIEKLINCMEVIMKNYG, from the coding sequence ATGAAAGAAATATCAGAACAAAAACATGGAGGAAATTTGAAGAAAATCCAACGTGACTTGAAACTAACTAATTCGAATTTAATTGACTTTAGCGCCAATATAAATCCATTAGGAATGCCTGAACTATTTAAACATATTATTATAGAAAATCTTGCTGAAATCGAGAAATACCCAGATTATACATATAGTGACTTAAAGCTAGCTTTATCAAATCTATATAATTTTAACGAAAAATCCATTATCATTGGTAATGGAGCTGAGGAGCTTATTCACCAAATGATGAGCATTCTTCCTCAGAACATTGTTATAATCGAACCTACGTTTTCTGAATATCGAAAAGCGGCTCAAAACCATAACAAGAATATTTTAACTTATATTCTTAACGAGAATGATCATTTTATATTTAGTGAAGATTCTTTTTTTAACTTTATTAATTGTCAATCCTTTGTGCATAAGGAACAGGGTGTGGATGGGTATCAAGGAGCGGTATTCTTATGTAATCCAAATAATCCGACTGGGCAATTTATTAATAAGAAAAAAATAGAATCGTTAGCAAAATTTTTACAGGAGAGAAATATTTTGCTGATATTGGATGAATCCTTTATAGAGTTTATGAATAATAGTGAAGTTCATTCTATGTTGGGAGAAATTAAATACAATAATCTAATGATTATTAGATCACTTACAAAGTTTTATGCAATTCCAGGACTAAGATTAGGCTTTTGTAAAATTAGTGATCATAAATTAAAAGATGACTTCGAACGACTCCAAAGCACTTGGAATATTAATACATTCGCTGTCCTTTGTGGGGAATCAATAAATCAACTTAATGATTACCGGATAGAAAGTATTAATTATTATCAAAAAGGAAAAATTAAGTTACAGAGATCATTGGAAAAGTACAATGAACTTCAGATCTATCCTAGTTATGTAAATTTTTTTCTAATTAAATGTTCGAAGATAAATTTATATGAAGCATTACTATCACATGGAATAATAATTCGTTCATGTAGTAATTTTATTGGATTAGACAATTCATACTCCAGAATTGCTGTAAGGACTACTTCTGAGATTGAAAAACTTATCAATTGTATGGAAGTGATAATGAAAAATTATGGGTAA
- a CDS encoding adenosylcobinamide-GDP ribazoletransferase: MIKYLINYFQFFSRIPINYRIEDPINVFKEGVTFLGVYGLVYGTIPALVYFILRLRIDVIEAWPLILLLDVILTGAFHHDAFADTMDGLFSGRSKERKLEIMKDSRIGTNGAVALILYYIIILIMGVKQLNEVNSIKDEILFILSFFMISRSAMTLTFRDVVYKSSSQEGLGNILIGISTTKLVTAQIIALVYISLIYGYTGAIIYCIVIIVIESYRRFIYKEIGGINGDTSGAAVLISQMVWLIARAIII, from the coding sequence GTGATAAAATATTTAATAAATTATTTTCAATTTTTCTCACGAATTCCTATTAACTATCGAATAGAAGATCCAATAAACGTTTTTAAAGAGGGTGTTACTTTTTTAGGTGTTTATGGCTTAGTTTATGGTACTATACCAGCTCTAGTTTACTTTATTTTAAGACTAAGAATAGATGTTATTGAAGCATGGCCGTTAATACTATTGCTGGATGTCATTCTAACAGGTGCTTTTCATCATGATGCATTTGCTGACACTATGGATGGATTATTCTCAGGCCGTAGCAAGGAACGAAAGCTTGAGATAATGAAAGATTCACGCATAGGTACTAACGGTGCTGTAGCATTAATATTATATTATATTATTATACTAATAATGGGTGTGAAACAACTAAATGAAGTAAATTCAATAAAAGATGAAATTCTATTTATTCTTTCATTTTTTATGATATCAAGAAGTGCGATGACACTAACTTTCAGGGACGTAGTCTATAAAAGTTCAAGTCAAGAAGGTTTAGGTAATATTCTCATAGGAATTAGTACAACAAAGTTAGTTACAGCGCAGATTATTGCCCTAGTATACATATCTTTAATCTATGGTTATACGGGGGCAATAATATATTGTATTGTTATTATCGTAATAGAATCGTATCGAAGATTTATCTATAAGGAAATCGGCGGTATAAATGGTGATACTTCGGGGGCTGCGGTTCTTATTAGCCAGATGGTTTGGCTCATTGCTAGAGCAATAATAATATAA
- the cbiB gene encoding adenosylcobinamide-phosphate synthase CbiB, whose translation MKLVISIGAAYLLDFLFADPYSWPHPVKLMGKYISWFLKRYNTPSKSIFLQYMIGLLLNVSLIFLIIILSLICLIIAYQMNYYVGWAIEIYMIYTCFSAKGLAIEAEKVKDELTQGGVVKGRKQVAMIVGRNTENLTEEEIIKAVIETVAENTSDGFVAPLFYIVLLGPIGGMIYKAINTLDSMVGYKQFPYKYIGFFSAKFDDLVNWIPARLSWIYLVIASFLLRMNWKNGIRIGLRDRKNHNSPNSAFPESVVAGALDIQLGGTHEYHGKEVYKPTIGDDNRSPSIKDIDKVNLLLFCTSILSVVTMSIILLTIRI comes from the coding sequence ATGAAACTTGTTATTAGTATTGGTGCAGCATATCTACTTGATTTTTTGTTTGCTGATCCATATAGTTGGCCGCACCCAGTAAAATTAATGGGAAAATATATATCTTGGTTTTTAAAGCGATACAACACTCCATCAAAAAGTATTTTTTTACAATATATGATAGGCTTACTCTTGAATGTGTCACTTATATTTTTAATTATCATTTTGAGTCTAATCTGTCTAATAATTGCATATCAAATGAATTATTATGTGGGTTGGGCAATAGAAATATACATGATATATACATGCTTTAGTGCGAAGGGCTTAGCAATTGAAGCTGAAAAAGTAAAGGATGAACTCACTCAAGGTGGAGTAGTTAAGGGAAGAAAGCAAGTAGCGATGATAGTGGGGCGAAACACAGAAAATCTAACAGAGGAAGAAATAATCAAAGCAGTCATTGAAACAGTCGCTGAGAATACTAGTGATGGTTTTGTAGCCCCTTTGTTTTACATTGTTTTATTAGGTCCGATAGGTGGAATGATCTACAAAGCAATTAATACTCTAGATTCAATGGTTGGCTATAAACAGTTTCCTTATAAATATATAGGCTTTTTCTCTGCCAAATTTGATGATTTGGTAAATTGGATTCCAGCAAGATTAAGCTGGATTTACCTAGTAATAGCTAGTTTTTTGTTAAGAATGAATTGGAAAAATGGTATAAGGATAGGCTTAAGAGATAGAAAAAATCATAATAGCCCTAATAGTGCTTTTCCGGAATCTGTTGTAGCAGGAGCTTTAGATATCCAATTAGGTGGGACACATGAGTATCACGGCAAGGAAGTATATAAGCCCACGATAGGAGATGATAATAGATCGCCGTCAATAAAAGATATTGATAAAGTTAATCTGTTATTATTTTGTACATCAATATTAAGTGTCGTAACAATGAGTATCATTCTTCTAACTATCAGAATTTAA